A genomic segment from Gracilimonas sediminicola encodes:
- a CDS encoding aminotransferase class IV, with amino-acid sequence MTHGTHNAVYDPRNEEVLIYVNGELFSRNEAKISVFDSGYLVGDGVWEGFRLHKGVLVFLKEHYDRLFQGAKTVGMDLGMSRDEITKAIWKTLDANDMKGGVHVRLMFTRGIKKTPSQDPRLTVSGPNLVIIAEYKKADPESRDQGVTLFTSTIRRGSPDYLDPRLNCHSKIHEVQALVQALEAGADEALMLDVNGFVSTCNATNFFMVKDGEVWTSTGQYCMNGITRGKVIEVCEQAGIPCFQKNFSLFDVYGADEAFVTGSFGGLTPVTGIDGRTITETVPGTMTQRLQKLYEQAIEAQVNEVKV; translated from the coding sequence ATGACGCACGGCACACATAATGCGGTTTATGATCCGCGTAACGAAGAAGTACTTATTTATGTGAACGGGGAGCTTTTTTCCCGCAACGAAGCAAAAATATCTGTTTTTGACAGCGGGTATTTAGTGGGGGATGGCGTTTGGGAAGGATTTCGCCTGCACAAAGGAGTGCTCGTCTTTTTGAAAGAACATTATGACCGGCTGTTTCAGGGCGCCAAAACGGTGGGTATGGATTTGGGCATGAGCCGCGATGAAATTACCAAAGCCATTTGGAAAACTCTGGACGCCAACGACATGAAGGGTGGCGTACACGTGCGCCTCATGTTTACCCGGGGAATCAAAAAAACCCCATCTCAAGACCCACGGCTCACCGTATCAGGGCCTAATCTTGTGATTATCGCAGAATATAAGAAAGCAGACCCGGAGAGCCGAGACCAAGGAGTGACGTTGTTCACCAGTACCATTCGCCGGGGTTCGCCCGATTACCTGGATCCCCGGCTTAACTGCCATAGCAAGATCCATGAAGTGCAGGCACTGGTCCAAGCCCTGGAAGCCGGCGCTGATGAAGCTTTGATGCTGGATGTAAACGGTTTCGTTTCTACCTGTAACGCCACCAACTTTTTTATGGTGAAAGACGGTGAAGTATGGACATCCACCGGGCAGTATTGCATGAATGGAATTACCCGCGGTAAAGTGATTGAAGTTTGTGAACAAGCAGGAATCCCCTGTTTCCAAAAGAACTTTTCCTTATTTGATGTGTATGGAGCAGATGAAGCTTTTGTAACCGGAAGTTTTGGCGGACTCACTCCCGTAACCGGGATAGATGGCCGAACGATTACGGAAACTGTTCCCGGAACCATGACTCAACGCCTTCAGAAACTGTATGAGCAGGCTATTGAGGCACAAGTGAATGAAGTTAAAGTATAA
- a CDS encoding NUDIX hydrolase, whose amino-acid sequence MLQESFKKFLQSRLNGSLPGRNAQRIMAPHPKNGKPNKTHYEPAHDDFRNSSVLVPFIAWKEELEILLTLRTESINHGGQLSFPGGGKEGDESIEETALREAQEEIGLHTGQVEIIGQLTPLYVGHSDNMVTPVIAFLREEQSFTPNPNEVDEIITVPVSNLITEHNRVEEEWDLRGTPYRVPFWNIHRVPLWGATAMMMSELVELYKEFVNR is encoded by the coding sequence ATGTTACAAGAAAGTTTTAAAAAGTTTTTACAATCTCGATTAAATGGTTCATTACCAGGTAGAAATGCCCAGCGAATAATGGCCCCTCACCCCAAAAACGGGAAACCAAATAAAACGCATTACGAACCTGCACATGATGATTTCAGAAACAGCAGCGTCCTGGTTCCATTTATAGCTTGGAAGGAAGAGTTGGAAATCCTGCTAACCCTGCGCACTGAGTCTATTAATCATGGCGGACAGCTTAGCTTTCCCGGTGGCGGTAAGGAAGGTGATGAAAGCATAGAAGAAACCGCTCTGCGGGAGGCACAGGAAGAAATTGGGTTACACACCGGTCAGGTTGAAATTATCGGACAACTAACCCCGCTGTACGTGGGTCACTCGGATAATATGGTAACTCCGGTTATTGCTTTTTTGAGAGAGGAGCAGTCTTTTACCCCCAACCCTAATGAGGTAGACGAAATCATCACGGTTCCGGTCTCCAACTTAATCACAGAACATAACCGTGTGGAAGAAGAATGGGATTTACGAGGCACCCCTTATCGAGTTCCCTTCTGGAATATTCATCGTGTCCCTTTATGGGGAGCCACCGCCATGATGATGAGCGAACTGGTTGAACTGTATAAGGAATTCGTTAATCGTTAA
- a CDS encoding S8 family peptidase: MNSRIISKLTTGALVLMLMVVGCQNVTDVTNNSDLPGGDQIIEGQYIVVMQASEAARYKLGNTSQIEVARDAIMSDAQIPERDVVVKYNNTIAGFTAQLTDEQLIRLNANKGVKYIEKDRVVSFAPPGSCSPWPGCKDGGDDDGGGSTTQETPYGITRVNGGATYTGSNVAWVIDSGIDLDHPDLNVDASRGFNAFTSGRDGKSLDDRNGHGTHVAGTIAAIDNSEGVIGVAAGATVIPVKVLDSRGSGSYSGVIAGVDHVGANGSNGDVANMSLGGPTSQALDDAVLAASQNGIKFSLAAGNEGTDANNSSPARVNGSNIVTISAMDSNDNWASFSNYGNPPVDYAAPGVNVTSTWKDGGYNTINGTSMAAPHAAGVLLLGNASTDGNVNGDPDGNADPIIVN; encoded by the coding sequence ATGAATAGTAGAATAATATCTAAACTAACTACTGGGGCATTGGTACTTATGTTAATGGTAGTGGGGTGTCAAAACGTAACGGATGTTACAAACAACTCAGACTTACCCGGAGGAGATCAGATTATTGAAGGCCAATATATTGTGGTCATGCAGGCATCTGAAGCCGCCCGATACAAGCTTGGAAACACCTCGCAAATTGAAGTTGCCCGGGATGCAATTATGAGCGATGCGCAAATTCCGGAAAGGGATGTTGTAGTTAAATACAATAATACAATTGCAGGATTCACAGCTCAGCTTACTGATGAGCAACTCATACGCCTGAATGCAAACAAAGGTGTAAAATACATCGAAAAAGACCGTGTAGTTTCTTTTGCACCTCCCGGATCATGCTCCCCATGGCCTGGATGTAAAGATGGTGGTGATGACGATGGTGGTGGAAGTACCACACAGGAAACTCCGTATGGAATTACCCGTGTTAATGGCGGTGCTACTTATACAGGCAGTAATGTTGCGTGGGTTATTGATTCAGGTATTGACTTAGATCACCCGGATTTAAATGTAGATGCTTCCAGAGGTTTTAACGCCTTTACATCAGGCCGGGATGGAAAATCTTTAGATGATAGAAACGGTCATGGAACACACGTAGCAGGTACTATTGCAGCTATTGATAATTCTGAAGGTGTGATTGGAGTGGCAGCAGGAGCAACTGTAATTCCTGTTAAAGTTCTGGACAGCCGTGGAAGTGGTTCTTATTCAGGTGTAATTGCCGGTGTTGACCACGTTGGAGCAAACGGAAGTAACGGAGATGTTGCTAACATGAGTTTAGGCGGACCAACTTCACAAGCTCTTGATGATGCGGTGCTTGCGGCTTCACAGAATGGAATTAAATTTTCCCTTGCCGCCGGTAACGAAGGCACTGATGCCAATAATTCATCTCCTGCCAGAGTAAACGGAAGTAACATTGTTACTATTTCTGCTATGGACAGCAATGATAACTGGGCGTCTTTCTCGAACTACGGAAACCCTCCGGTTGATTATGCTGCACCCGGTGTGAACGTAACTTCTACCTGGAAAGATGGTGGGTATAATACCATTAACGGAACTTCTATGGCAGCTCCACATGCAGCAGGTGTCCTGCTTCTTGGAAATGCCAGCACAGATGGGAATGTGAATGGAGATCCGGATGGAAATGCAGACCCTATTATTGTGAACTAA
- a CDS encoding nuclear transport factor 2 family protein, which yields MHKNEKLITRLYTGLKNLDADMMLSCYHEEATFRDPVFELHSKKEIDGMWTMLCSRAKEFKLSFDSVQADHSSGSAQIEAAYLFSKTGRKVHNKITAHFEFQDGLIAGHLDEFNFWKWSAMALGVPGYILGWSPFLQKKVQAEAMKNLRLFRSSQ from the coding sequence ATGCATAAGAATGAAAAACTAATCACCCGCCTATATACAGGCCTCAAAAATCTGGATGCAGACATGATGCTAAGCTGCTATCATGAGGAGGCCACTTTCAGAGATCCTGTTTTTGAACTTCATTCCAAAAAAGAAATTGACGGAATGTGGACGATGCTTTGCAGCCGTGCTAAAGAATTCAAACTGTCTTTTGATTCCGTTCAGGCAGATCACTCATCAGGTTCAGCTCAGATAGAGGCTGCGTATTTATTCTCTAAAACCGGTAGAAAAGTGCATAACAAAATTACCGCTCATTTTGAGTTTCAGGATGGTTTGATTGCAGGCCACCTCGATGAGTTTAATTTCTGGAAATGGTCAGCGATGGCATTGGGCGTGCCGGGATATATTCTGGGCTGGTCTCCATTCCTGCAAAAGAAAGTTCAGGCCGAAGCCATGAAGAACCTGAGGCTTTTTCGGAGTTCTCAATAA
- a CDS encoding FAD-binding oxidoreductase — MAHTLKIKDIQNVTHDVKQFTLEKPEGYTFQPGQATEVAIDKDGWRDEKRPFTFTSLNEDPDLEFVIKIYPDHDGVTEQFGKLEVGDSLIVDDAWGTIQYKGEGVFLAGGAGVTPFIAIFRDLHKKGKVGDNKLIFSNKTEEDIILKEEFENILGDNFVNAITDEEPSGDHLFLDGFIDKEFLESQIDDFDQPFYVCGPMPFNEAVMGYLKELGADPDALVFEE, encoded by the coding sequence ATGGCGCATACACTCAAGATTAAAGATATTCAAAACGTAACGCACGACGTTAAACAATTCACCCTTGAAAAGCCTGAGGGATACACATTCCAACCCGGCCAGGCTACCGAAGTTGCTATCGATAAGGATGGCTGGCGGGACGAAAAGCGGCCGTTTACCTTTACCTCACTCAATGAAGACCCGGACCTCGAATTTGTGATTAAAATCTATCCTGATCATGACGGGGTTACCGAGCAGTTTGGTAAGCTGGAAGTTGGAGATTCCCTGATTGTGGACGATGCATGGGGAACCATTCAGTATAAAGGTGAAGGTGTGTTCCTGGCTGGTGGAGCTGGTGTAACCCCATTTATAGCCATCTTCAGAGATCTGCATAAGAAGGGGAAAGTAGGGGATAACAAACTCATCTTTTCCAATAAAACAGAAGAGGATATCATCCTGAAAGAGGAGTTTGAAAACATCCTGGGAGATAATTTTGTGAACGCCATCACGGATGAAGAACCTTCCGGAGATCACCTGTTCCTGGATGGCTTTATCGATAAGGAGTTTTTAGAATCTCAAATAGATGACTTTGATCAGCCATTCTACGTTTGCGGTCCGATGCCTTTCAACGAAGCCGTGATGGGATATCTCAAAGAGCTGGGTGCCGATCCTGATGCTCTTGTTTTTGAGGAATAG
- a CDS encoding isoaspartyl peptidase/L-asparaginase family protein, translated as MFNRKEFIKATALGLLPLNVLKAKSGPVQTGKKPVVVSTWKTGVRANEAAWQILDKGGYALDAVEAGVKVEEANPKNNTVGYGGRPDRDGNVTLDACVMDENGECGSVAFLQDIKHPVSVARKVMTDTPHAMLVGEGARQFALSQGFEKENLLTPAAEKEWKKWLETSEYKLEVNIENHDTIGMLALDKNGRLCGACTTSGAAYKMHGRVGDSPIIGAGLFIDPKFGGAVATGAGEEVIKTAGCHLVVEMMRAGHSPEEACKIAIQRIIERDSSNKKDIQVGYIALNKDGVYGGYSIVKGFDVSVCNADGNRAEPTSHQI; from the coding sequence ATGTTCAATAGAAAAGAGTTTATAAAGGCCACAGCACTGGGGTTGCTTCCACTAAATGTTTTAAAAGCAAAATCGGGACCGGTTCAAACCGGTAAGAAACCGGTGGTCGTTTCAACCTGGAAAACGGGAGTAAGGGCAAATGAGGCGGCCTGGCAGATTTTAGACAAAGGTGGCTACGCCCTTGATGCCGTGGAAGCCGGGGTGAAGGTGGAAGAGGCAAACCCAAAAAATAATACGGTTGGCTATGGAGGCCGGCCCGACCGAGACGGAAATGTAACTCTGGATGCCTGCGTGATGGATGAAAACGGAGAATGTGGATCGGTAGCTTTTCTGCAGGATATCAAACACCCGGTATCGGTGGCGCGCAAAGTAATGACGGACACTCCTCATGCTATGCTGGTGGGGGAAGGGGCCCGGCAATTTGCTCTTTCTCAGGGATTTGAAAAGGAAAACCTGCTTACACCGGCAGCGGAAAAAGAATGGAAGAAATGGCTCGAGACTTCAGAGTATAAGCTTGAAGTGAATATAGAGAACCACGATACCATAGGGATGCTGGCTCTGGACAAAAACGGCAGGCTTTGTGGGGCCTGTACCACCAGTGGCGCTGCTTATAAGATGCACGGACGTGTAGGCGATTCTCCCATAATCGGAGCCGGTCTTTTTATCGATCCCAAATTTGGAGGGGCTGTTGCAACCGGCGCCGGAGAAGAGGTTATTAAAACGGCGGGGTGCCATTTGGTTGTGGAAATGATGCGTGCCGGTCATTCCCCGGAAGAAGCATGCAAAATTGCCATTCAGCGAATTATTGAAAGAGATTCCTCGAACAAGAAAGATATACAGGTTGGATATATAGCTCTGAATAAAGATGGCGTTTACGGCGGGTACAGCATTGTTAAGGGCTTTGATGTTTCAGTTTGCAATGCAGATGGAAACCGGGCAGAACCGACTTCTCATCAAATCTGA
- a CDS encoding adenosine kinase — MSKKYNVYGIGNALVDLEFKVRPDFLQEHDVQKGLMTLVDEETQRRLIGAIDHQKTEKKSGGSAANTVIAVSQFGGNAFYSCKVAADEFGDFYLKDMEDAGIPTNFDRQQREEGVTGKCLVMITEDADRTMNTYLGISSGLSTNEVDERAIKDSEYVYLEGYLVAAEEGLAAMKRAKKIAENNNVKTAITLSDPSIVQAFKENFKDVIGASVDLMFCNEEEAKAFTGKDDLLQAREDLKQEAKRFVITQGRNGAMIFDGDTFIDIEPYEVKAVDSNGAGDMFAGAFLYGITNNLGFANSGKLASLAGSKIVSQYGPRLKWHEAQEILHQLK, encoded by the coding sequence ATGAGTAAAAAGTATAATGTGTACGGCATTGGTAATGCCCTGGTAGATTTAGAGTTTAAAGTAAGACCCGATTTTCTTCAGGAACACGATGTCCAGAAAGGGTTGATGACCCTGGTGGATGAAGAAACCCAGCGTCGCCTGATAGGAGCTATTGATCATCAAAAAACGGAGAAGAAATCAGGCGGTTCGGCGGCGAATACGGTTATTGCGGTAAGTCAGTTTGGTGGAAATGCCTTCTATTCCTGTAAAGTAGCAGCCGATGAATTCGGAGATTTCTACCTTAAAGACATGGAAGACGCCGGCATCCCCACTAACTTTGATCGGCAGCAGCGGGAAGAGGGAGTCACAGGGAAATGCCTGGTGATGATCACCGAAGACGCCGACCGAACAATGAATACCTATCTGGGAATTTCATCCGGACTATCAACGAATGAAGTAGACGAGCGGGCAATCAAAGATTCAGAGTACGTGTACCTGGAAGGATACCTGGTTGCAGCAGAAGAAGGGCTGGCAGCGATGAAGCGCGCAAAGAAAATCGCGGAAAACAATAATGTGAAGACAGCCATCACCCTTTCTGATCCCTCTATCGTTCAGGCCTTTAAAGAAAACTTTAAAGATGTAATCGGGGCTTCTGTAGATCTCATGTTCTGTAATGAAGAAGAAGCCAAAGCCTTTACAGGAAAGGATGACCTCTTGCAAGCACGTGAAGACCTGAAGCAGGAAGCCAAACGCTTTGTGATCACCCAGGGCCGAAATGGAGCCATGATTTTTGATGGTGATACTTTTATCGATATCGAGCCATATGAAGTAAAAGCCGTGGATAGCAACGGGGCAGGAGACATGTTTGCCGGCGCTTTTCTATATGGGATCACCAACAACCTTGGGTTCGCAAATTCCGGGAAGCTGGCAAGTTTAGCAGGCTCTAAGATTGTATCACAATACGGGCCACGATTGAAGTGGCATGAAGCACAGGAAATTTTACATCAGCTAAAATAA
- the rdgB gene encoding RdgB/HAM1 family non-canonical purine NTP pyrophosphatase: MKLTKLVIASQNPHKIEELEQILRPLGIEVLSTKDYPELEEVVEDQPTLQGNALKKARYVAKETGLPALSDDTGLEVDALNGEPGVYSARYAGKRASYQDNVNKLLTELDGIADRKAQFRTVVALVYPDQEHVFEGICKGEILTEEKGDKGFGYDPVFKPEGFDKTFAELDSAIKNDISHRGKAVQNFVSFLKR, translated from the coding sequence GTGAAGCTGACCAAACTTGTAATAGCATCTCAGAACCCTCATAAGATTGAGGAACTCGAACAAATTCTGAGGCCTCTCGGGATTGAGGTTCTTTCCACAAAAGACTATCCGGAGCTGGAAGAGGTCGTGGAAGATCAGCCTACCCTGCAGGGGAATGCGCTCAAAAAGGCTCGATACGTGGCCAAAGAAACCGGGCTTCCTGCTCTGTCGGATGATACCGGCCTGGAAGTGGATGCCTTGAATGGAGAACCCGGAGTGTATTCCGCCCGTTATGCCGGAAAGCGTGCAAGCTATCAGGATAACGTGAACAAATTGCTGACCGAATTAGACGGGATAGCCGACCGGAAAGCACAATTCAGAACCGTGGTTGCACTCGTGTATCCTGATCAGGAACATGTTTTTGAAGGGATTTGTAAAGGAGAAATACTTACCGAAGAAAAAGGTGATAAAGGATTTGGGTACGATCCCGTTTTTAAGCCGGAAGGCTTCGATAAAACTTTTGCCGAACTGGATTCAGCTATTAAAAATGATATTTCACACCGCGGGAAAGCCGTTCAGAATTTTGTCTCTTTTTTGAAGAGATAA
- a CDS encoding PQ-loop domain-containing transporter encodes MIGIELLGWAGFGILVAAWIPQTWETIKEGSTSMNIAFIIMYFSSSLMLTVYSVLIDDTVFTALNALLTIGSGINLYFKLFPRKKG; translated from the coding sequence ATGATAGGAATAGAATTATTAGGATGGGCCGGGTTCGGCATTTTAGTAGCCGCATGGATACCTCAAACCTGGGAAACAATTAAAGAGGGCAGTACCTCCATGAACATCGCCTTCATCATTATGTATTTTTCATCAAGCCTGATGCTTACCGTTTACTCCGTGCTAATTGACGATACGGTTTTTACGGCTCTGAACGCGTTGCTTACCATCGGGAGTGGAATTAACTTGTACTTTAAACTTTTTCCGAGGAAGAAAGGGTGA
- a CDS encoding sodium:solute symporter, giving the protein MQFSVIDYIVIVVYLVGVAFLGLKSSGKQTSNKDYFLGGEGIPWWAVLFSIVATETSTLTFISIPAVAYGGNLTFLQITVGYVIGRIGVALFFLPKYYEGELFTAYTFLEKRFGAGMRNAASSTFMITRLLADGVRLFATAIPLAIILRLGGAFSGWGDLELYILSICVITAITLVYTFFGGIKAVVWMDFVQMIVYIGGALIAVGVLLGNLPAGFELPAEKLQLVNLGFDMSFREFIAQPYTLITALVGGAVFSLASHGTDQLLVQRVLATRNLKSGQKAMIWSGIVAMLQFALFMGIGLLLYMFYEGVSATEIGLATTDEVFAKFIVEQLPVGVSGLIVAALFAAAMSSLSSSLNSLASSTTYDLYKPYFGKNNTEAEDLSMSRKITMGWGIILTASAVFFAILQLQGGERPAIVELGLGIASYTYGGLLGAFLLGMFFSKPDKTDALIGFFCGLIALLFMVQGPIQNLLPGDGLAIAWPLYTLVGSLIVVITGSISAILRGSKHA; this is encoded by the coding sequence ATGCAATTTTCTGTTATCGATTACATAGTTATAGTTGTTTACCTGGTCGGTGTAGCTTTTTTGGGATTGAAGTCATCCGGAAAGCAAACTTCCAATAAAGATTACTTTTTAGGGGGTGAAGGGATTCCATGGTGGGCGGTATTATTCTCCATTGTAGCCACCGAAACAAGCACCCTTACCTTTATCAGTATTCCGGCGGTGGCCTATGGAGGGAACCTGACCTTTTTGCAAATAACGGTGGGATATGTAATTGGCAGGATCGGCGTCGCGTTGTTCTTTCTCCCCAAATACTATGAAGGTGAATTGTTCACGGCTTATACTTTTCTTGAAAAGCGATTCGGTGCCGGCATGCGCAATGCGGCAAGTTCCACTTTTATGATTACCCGTCTGCTGGCCGATGGAGTCCGACTATTTGCCACAGCGATCCCGCTTGCCATTATTCTGCGGTTAGGTGGTGCTTTTTCCGGTTGGGGAGATCTTGAACTCTACATTCTGTCCATTTGCGTGATTACGGCCATAACGTTGGTTTATACATTCTTTGGGGGCATCAAGGCGGTGGTTTGGATGGATTTCGTGCAGATGATCGTGTACATCGGTGGTGCATTAATAGCAGTAGGAGTTTTACTGGGGAATTTGCCGGCAGGATTCGAACTGCCCGCCGAAAAGCTGCAACTGGTCAATCTTGGTTTTGATATGAGTTTCAGGGAATTCATCGCCCAACCATATACCTTAATCACAGCACTTGTGGGCGGGGCTGTATTCTCGCTGGCTTCTCATGGAACCGATCAGCTTTTGGTGCAGCGGGTGCTGGCTACTCGTAATCTAAAATCCGGCCAAAAAGCGATGATCTGGAGTGGAATTGTAGCTATGCTTCAGTTTGCTCTTTTTATGGGGATTGGGTTGTTGCTTTACATGTTTTATGAGGGAGTGTCTGCCACAGAAATAGGATTGGCGACCACTGACGAAGTATTTGCTAAATTCATCGTAGAGCAGCTACCGGTTGGGGTATCGGGGCTTATTGTGGCCGCCCTGTTTGCAGCAGCCATGAGCAGCCTGAGCTCCTCTCTGAACTCACTGGCTTCCTCAACCACCTACGATTTATATAAACCCTACTTTGGAAAGAATAATACCGAAGCTGAGGACCTGTCCATGTCCCGTAAAATTACGATGGGCTGGGGGATAATTCTTACGGCATCGGCTGTTTTCTTTGCGATTCTGCAGCTTCAGGGGGGCGAACGCCCGGCCATTGTGGAATTGGGGCTGGGGATAGCATCCTATACCTATGGCGGATTATTAGGAGCATTTCTGCTGGGCATGTTTTTCAGCAAGCCGGATAAAACAGATGCATTAATTGGCTTTTTCTGCGGGTTGATCGCATTGCTTTTCATGGTTCAGGGGCCGATTCAAAACCTACTTCCCGGAGACGGACTGGCCATCGCCTGGCCACTTTATACACTTGTGGGTAGTTTAATAGTTGTAATCACAGGTTCAATTTCAGCAATACTACGAGGATCAAAGCATGCATAA
- a CDS encoding 2-hydroxyacid dehydrogenase — translation MSLLLVAKNRDFTSLKKALLEKDPNVDVEIWPRVENKERVQFAVCWNHPKHVLDSYPNLRAVSSLGAGVNHLLNDEDLSADVNICRLITSSLKDQMAEYIMNAITNFRLHTITYADQRKIAKWEPQSSIPKKYAAIGIMGMGEMGSDVATLLLQQGYIVNSWSRSKKDLQGLQSFAGNEELDDFLGQTKILVNLLPLTDETEGILDLEVFKKLQKPGYLINVGRGSHLVEEDLIYALDTNHLEGACLDVFETEPLPENHPFWNRENIMITPHIAAITPAKEAAEVIIENYKRALSGMDLLYEVDRDKGY, via the coding sequence ATGTCCCTTTTACTGGTAGCCAAAAACCGAGATTTTACTTCCCTGAAAAAAGCTCTTCTGGAAAAAGATCCTAACGTGGATGTAGAAATCTGGCCGCGTGTAGAAAATAAGGAGCGGGTTCAATTTGCCGTTTGCTGGAACCACCCAAAGCATGTGCTTGACAGCTACCCAAACCTACGGGCAGTGTCTTCGCTGGGCGCCGGGGTGAACCATTTGCTAAACGATGAGGATCTCTCTGCGGATGTAAATATTTGTCGTTTGATTACAAGCTCCCTGAAAGACCAAATGGCGGAGTATATTATGAACGCCATTACCAATTTCCGATTGCATACAATCACCTATGCCGACCAAAGAAAAATAGCTAAATGGGAGCCTCAGAGCTCTATACCTAAAAAGTATGCCGCTATAGGAATTATGGGAATGGGAGAAATGGGTTCAGATGTTGCAACATTATTGTTACAACAAGGATATATCGTGAATAGCTGGTCCCGCTCAAAAAAAGATCTTCAGGGTTTGCAGTCTTTTGCCGGAAATGAAGAACTCGATGACTTTCTGGGTCAAACGAAAATCCTGGTCAACTTGCTGCCTCTTACTGATGAGACGGAAGGAATCCTGGATCTTGAAGTGTTCAAAAAGCTTCAGAAACCCGGCTATCTGATTAACGTGGGCAGAGGAAGCCATTTGGTGGAAGAAGATTTGATCTATGCTTTGGATACCAATCATCTTGAGGGTGCCTGCCTGGATGTTTTTGAAACAGAGCCGTTGCCGGAGAACCATCCCTTTTGGAACCGGGAAAATATCATGATCACCCCTCACATTGCGGCTATAACTCCAGCCAAAGAAGCGGCCGAAGTGATCATTGAGAATTACAAACGCGCTTTATCCGGAATGGATTTGTTGTATGAAGTGGATCGTGATAAGGGATATTAA
- the crcB gene encoding fluoride efflux transporter CrcB, translating into MNLDWIKVLAVGTGGFVGAAGRYLLSLFTQSQFPDSSFPYGTALVNLLGCLLIGFLAGLFEMKSWVNPEFRLFIFVGILGGFTTFSTFSHETFLLWENSKLLLSFLNLGLQVVLGLFFVWLGYQVVRLF; encoded by the coding sequence ATGAATTTAGACTGGATTAAAGTTTTGGCAGTAGGCACCGGTGGGTTTGTCGGAGCGGCTGGCCGTTATCTGCTTTCCTTGTTTACCCAATCCCAATTTCCGGACAGCTCATTTCCATATGGTACGGCATTGGTGAATCTGCTGGGGTGTCTTCTGATTGGTTTCTTAGCCGGCCTGTTCGAAATGAAATCATGGGTTAATCCCGAATTCAGGCTGTTTATATTTGTGGGAATTCTCGGTGGCTTTACAACCTTTTCCACTTTTTCTCACGAAACTTTTCTGCTGTGGGAAAACAGTAAGCTTCTGCTGAGTTTCTTGAATCTTGGGCTTCAGGTAGTGTTAGGTCTCTTCTTTGTATGGTTGGGTTATCAGGTAGTCAGGCTTTTTTAA